One region of Gorilla gorilla gorilla isolate KB3781 chromosome 13, NHGRI_mGorGor1-v2.1_pri, whole genome shotgun sequence genomic DNA includes:
- the ENTPD2 gene encoding ectonucleoside triphosphate diphosphohydrolase 2 isoform X2 → MGGPARPPALRPAPGPLPRGPAAPPASASGSPHSPGPRVVLPRARPPMAGKVRSLLPPLLLAAAGLAGLLLLCVPTRDVREPPALKYGIVLDAGSSHTSMFIYKWPADKENDTGIVGQHSSCDVPGGGISSYADNPSGAGQSLVGCLEQALQDVPKERHAGTPLYLGATAGMRLLNLTNPEASTSVLTAVTHTLTQYPFDFRGAHILSGQEEGVFGWVTANYLLENFIKYGWVGRWFRPWKGTLGAMDLGGASTQITFETTSPAEDRASEVQLHLYGQHYRVYTHSFLCYGRDQVLQRLLASALQTHGSHPCWPRGFSTQVLLGDVYQSPCTMAQRPQTFNSSARVSLSGSSDPHLCRDLVSGLFSFSSCSFSRCSFNGVFQPPVAGNFVAFSAFFYTVDFLRTSMGLPVATLQQLEAAAVNVCNQTWAQAADTAVGWALGYMLNLTNLIPADPPGLRKGTDFSSWVVLLLLFASALLAALVLLLRQVHSAKLPSTI, encoded by the exons ATGGGCGGGCCCGCCCGGCCTCCCGCCCTTCGTCCCGCCCCGGGGCCCCTACCCCGCGGTCCCGCGGccccgcccgcctccgcctccggcTCCCCGCACTCTCCGGGTCCACGCGTCGTCCTCCCGCGCGCCCGCCCGCCCATGGCCGGGAAGGTGCGGTCACTGCTGCCGCCGCTGCTGCTGGCCGCCGCGGGCCTCGCCGGCCTCCTACTGCTGTGCGTCCCCACCCGCGACGTCCGGGAGCCGCCCGCCCTCAAG taTGGCATCGTCCTGGACGCTGGTTCTTCACACACGTCCATGTTTATCTACAAGTGGCCGGCAGACAAGGAGAACGACACAGGCATTGTGGGCCAGCATAGCTCCTGTGATGTTCCAG gTGGGGGCATCTCCAGCTATGCAGACAACCCTTCTGGGGCCGGCCAGAGTCTTGTTGGATGCCTTGAACAGGCGCTTCAGGATGTGCCCAAAGAGAGACATGCGGGCACACCCCTCTACCTGGGAGCCACAGCGGGTATGCGCCTGCTCAA CCTGACCAATCCAGAGGCCTCGACCAGTGTACTCACGGCAGTGACTCACACACTGACCCAGTACCCCTTTGACTTCCGGGGTGCACACATCCTCTCGGGCCAGGAAGAGGGGGTGTTTGGCTGGGTGACTGCCAACTACCTGCTGGAGAACTTCATCAAG TACGGCTGGGTGGGCCGGTGGTTCCGGCCATGGAAGGGGACACTGGGGGCCATGGACCTGGGGGGTGCCTCTACCCAGATCACCTTTGAGACAACCAGTCCAGCTGAGGACAGAGCCAGCGAGGTCCAGCTGCATCTCTACGGCCAGCACTACCGAGTCTACACCCACAGCTTCCTCTGCTATGGCCGTGACCAGGTCCTCCAGAGGCTGTTGGCCAGCGCCCTCCAG ACCCACGGCTCCCACCCCTGCTGGCCGAGGGGCTTTTCCACCCAAGTGCTGCTCGGGGATGTGTACCAGTCACCATGCACCATGGCCCAGCGGCCCCAGACCTTCAACAGCAGTGCCAGGGTCAGCCTGTCAGGGAGCAGTGACCCCCACCTCTGCCGAGATCTGGTTTCTGGGCTCTTCagcttctcctcctgctccttctcccgATGCTCTTTCAATGGGGTCTTCCAGCCCCCAGTGGCTGGGAACTTTGTC GCCTTCTCTGCCTTCTTCTACACTGTGGACTTTTTGCGGACTTCGATGGGGCTGCCCGTGGCCACCCTGCAGCAGCTGGAGGCAGCCGCAGTGAATGTCTGCAACCAGACCTGGGCTCAG GCCGCGGACACTGCAGTGGGCTGGGCGCTCGGCTACATGCTGAACCTGACCAACCTGATCCCCGCCGACCCGCCGGGGCTGCGCAAGGGCACAGACTTCAGCTCCTGGGTCGTCCTCCTGCTGCTCTTCGCCTCCGCGCTCCTGGCTGCGCTTGTCCTGCTGCTGCGTCAGGTGCACTCCGCCAAGCTGCCAAGCACCATTTAG
- the ENTPD2 gene encoding ectonucleoside triphosphate diphosphohydrolase 2 isoform X1: MGGPARPPALRPAPGPLPRGPAAPPASASGSPHSPGPRVVLPRARPPMAGKVRSLLPPLLLAAAGLAGLLLLCVPTRDVREPPALKYGIVLDAGSSHTSMFIYKWPADKENDTGIVGQHSSCDVPGGGISSYADNPSGAGQSLVGCLEQALQDVPKERHAGTPLYLGATAGMRLLNLTNPEASTSVLTAVTHTLTQYPFDFRGAHILSGQEEGVFGWVTANYLLENFIKYGWVGRWFRPWKGTLGAMDLGGASTQITFETTSPAEDRASEVQLHLYGQHYRVYTHSFLCYGRDQVLQRLLASALQTHGSHPCWPRGFSTQVLLGDVYQSPCTMAQRPQTFNSSARVSLSGSSDPHLCRDLVSGLFSFSSCSFSRCSFNGVFQPPVAGNFVAFSAFFYTVDFLRTSMGLPVATLQQLEAAAVNVCNQTWAQLQARVPGQRARLADYCAGAMFVQQLLSRGYGFDERSFGGVIFQKKAADTAVGWALGYMLNLTNLIPADPPGLRKGTDFSSWVVLLLLFASALLAALVLLLRQVHSAKLPSTI, translated from the exons ATGGGCGGGCCCGCCCGGCCTCCCGCCCTTCGTCCCGCCCCGGGGCCCCTACCCCGCGGTCCCGCGGccccgcccgcctccgcctccggcTCCCCGCACTCTCCGGGTCCACGCGTCGTCCTCCCGCGCGCCCGCCCGCCCATGGCCGGGAAGGTGCGGTCACTGCTGCCGCCGCTGCTGCTGGCCGCCGCGGGCCTCGCCGGCCTCCTACTGCTGTGCGTCCCCACCCGCGACGTCCGGGAGCCGCCCGCCCTCAAG taTGGCATCGTCCTGGACGCTGGTTCTTCACACACGTCCATGTTTATCTACAAGTGGCCGGCAGACAAGGAGAACGACACAGGCATTGTGGGCCAGCATAGCTCCTGTGATGTTCCAG gTGGGGGCATCTCCAGCTATGCAGACAACCCTTCTGGGGCCGGCCAGAGTCTTGTTGGATGCCTTGAACAGGCGCTTCAGGATGTGCCCAAAGAGAGACATGCGGGCACACCCCTCTACCTGGGAGCCACAGCGGGTATGCGCCTGCTCAA CCTGACCAATCCAGAGGCCTCGACCAGTGTACTCACGGCAGTGACTCACACACTGACCCAGTACCCCTTTGACTTCCGGGGTGCACACATCCTCTCGGGCCAGGAAGAGGGGGTGTTTGGCTGGGTGACTGCCAACTACCTGCTGGAGAACTTCATCAAG TACGGCTGGGTGGGCCGGTGGTTCCGGCCATGGAAGGGGACACTGGGGGCCATGGACCTGGGGGGTGCCTCTACCCAGATCACCTTTGAGACAACCAGTCCAGCTGAGGACAGAGCCAGCGAGGTCCAGCTGCATCTCTACGGCCAGCACTACCGAGTCTACACCCACAGCTTCCTCTGCTATGGCCGTGACCAGGTCCTCCAGAGGCTGTTGGCCAGCGCCCTCCAG ACCCACGGCTCCCACCCCTGCTGGCCGAGGGGCTTTTCCACCCAAGTGCTGCTCGGGGATGTGTACCAGTCACCATGCACCATGGCCCAGCGGCCCCAGACCTTCAACAGCAGTGCCAGGGTCAGCCTGTCAGGGAGCAGTGACCCCCACCTCTGCCGAGATCTGGTTTCTGGGCTCTTCagcttctcctcctgctccttctcccgATGCTCTTTCAATGGGGTCTTCCAGCCCCCAGTGGCTGGGAACTTTGTC GCCTTCTCTGCCTTCTTCTACACTGTGGACTTTTTGCGGACTTCGATGGGGCTGCCCGTGGCCACCCTGCAGCAGCTGGAGGCAGCCGCAGTGAATGTCTGCAACCAGACCTGGGCTCAG CTGCAAGCTCGGGTGCCAGGGCAACGGGCCCGCCTGGCCGACTACTGCGCCGGGGCCATGTTCGTGCAGCAGCTGCTGAGTCGCGGCTACGGCTTCGACGAGCGCTCCTTCGGCGGCGTGATCTTCCAGAAGAAg GCCGCGGACACTGCAGTGGGCTGGGCGCTCGGCTACATGCTGAACCTGACCAACCTGATCCCCGCCGACCCGCCGGGGCTGCGCAAGGGCACAGACTTCAGCTCCTGGGTCGTCCTCCTGCTGCTCTTCGCCTCCGCGCTCCTGGCTGCGCTTGTCCTGCTGCTGCGTCAGGTGCACTCCGCCAAGCTGCCAAGCACCATTTAG